From Camelus dromedarius isolate mCamDro1 chromosome 23, mCamDro1.pat, whole genome shotgun sequence, a single genomic window includes:
- the LOC105088774 gene encoding small ribosomal subunit protein uS8-like: protein MKIPSILFPPSFHATIMMHMNVLADALKSINNAEKRGKRQVLIRLCSKVTVRFLTVMMKHGYIGEFEIIDDHRAGKIVMNLTGRLNKCGVISPRFDVHLKDLEKWQNNLLPSRQFGFIVLTTSAGVMDHEEAR, encoded by the coding sequence ATGAAAATACCAAGTATACTCTTTCCGCCATCTTTCCATGCCACCATAATGATGCACATGAACGTCCTGGCTGATGCTCTCAAGAGCATCAACAATGCCGAAAAGAGAGGCAAACGCCAGGTTCTTATTAGGCTGTGCTCCAAAGTCACTGTCCGGTTTCTAACTGTGATGATGAAGCATGGTTATATTGGTGAATTTGAAATCATTGATGATCACAGAGCTGGGAAAATTGTTATGAACCTCACAGGCAGGCTAAATAAGTGCGGAGTGATCAGCCCCAGATTTGATGTGCACCTCAAAGATCTAGAAAAATGGCAGAATAACCTGCTCCCTTCCCGTCAGTTTGGTTTCATTGTACTGACAACCTCAGCTGGCGTCATGGACCATGAAGAAGCAAGGTGA